The proteins below are encoded in one region of Macrococcus armenti:
- the mtaB gene encoding tRNA (N(6)-L-threonylcarbamoyladenosine(37)-C(2))-methylthiotransferase MtaB, translating to MSTVAFHTLGCKVNHYETEAIWQLFKDADYERVDFEQNADVYVINTCTVTNTGDKKSRQVIRRAIRRNPDAVICVTGCYAQTSSAEIMDIAGVDIVVGTQDRHKMLPYIEQYRAERQPINGVTNIMKNRTYEELDVPYFTDRTRASLKIQEGCNNFCTFCIIPWARGLMRSRDPKEVVRQATQLVQSGYQEIVLTGIHTGGYGEDLKDYNLAQLLRDLETIDGLKRIRISSIEASQLTDEVIDVIDKSNKVVRHLHIPLQSGSDTVLKRMRRKYTMSHFSERLKKLHAIMPGLAVTSDVIVGFPGETEEEFQETYDFILAHGFSELHVFPYSMRTGTPAARMTDQIDENVKNDRVHRLIALSDQLAKEYASHFEGEVLEVIPEEKASNGNMLVGYTDNYLKVQFEADERLIGELVKVKIDKSGYPVNEGTFVTVIPNAYKKAEMQVH from the coding sequence ATGTCAACAGTTGCATTTCATACATTGGGCTGTAAAGTAAACCATTATGAAACAGAAGCGATTTGGCAGTTATTTAAAGATGCTGATTATGAGCGTGTTGATTTTGAACAAAATGCTGATGTCTATGTTATTAATACATGTACAGTAACAAACACAGGTGATAAGAAGAGTCGTCAGGTGATTCGCCGTGCGATTCGTCGTAATCCTGATGCGGTAATTTGTGTTACGGGTTGTTATGCACAAACATCATCTGCAGAAATTATGGATATAGCTGGTGTAGATATCGTTGTCGGTACGCAGGATCGTCATAAGATGCTGCCATATATCGAACAATACCGCGCAGAGCGTCAACCGATTAACGGTGTGACAAATATTATGAAGAATCGTACGTATGAAGAGTTAGATGTACCTTACTTTACTGACCGCACGCGTGCGTCTTTGAAGATTCAGGAAGGTTGTAATAACTTCTGTACATTCTGTATCATCCCTTGGGCGCGTGGTTTAATGCGTTCTCGTGATCCGAAAGAAGTTGTTCGTCAGGCAACACAGCTTGTTCAGTCTGGTTACCAGGAGATTGTTTTAACGGGTATTCATACTGGTGGTTATGGTGAAGATTTAAAGGATTATAATCTAGCGCAGTTACTTCGTGATCTCGAAACAATCGATGGTCTGAAACGTATTCGTATTTCTTCTATTGAGGCGAGTCAGTTAACGGATGAAGTTATTGATGTTATCGACAAGAGTAATAAAGTCGTGCGTCATCTACATATTCCGCTTCAGTCTGGTAGTGATACTGTGTTAAAACGTATGCGTCGTAAATATACGATGTCACATTTTTCTGAGCGTCTGAAGAAATTGCATGCGATTATGCCAGGCCTAGCGGTAACGAGTGATGTTATTGTCGGTTTCCCTGGTGAAACTGAGGAAGAATTCCAGGAAACGTATGACTTTATTTTAGCGCACGGTTTCAGTGAACTGCACGTCTTCCCGTACTCAATGCGTACAGGTACGCCTGCTGCCAGAATGACGGATCAGATTGATGAGAACGTGAAGAATGACCGTGTACATCGCTTAATTGCGTTAAGCGATCAGCTTGCAAAAGAATACGCAAGTCATTTCGAAGGTGAAGTGTTAGAAGTTATCCCGGAAGAGAAAGCTAGCAATGGTAACATGCTTGTTGGTTATACGGATAACTATTTAAAGGTTCAGTTTGAAGCAGATGAGCGTTTAATTGGTGAGCTCGTTAAAGTGAAGATTGATAAGAGTGGCTATCCTGTGAATGAAGGTACGTTTGTTACTGTCATTCCGAATGCTTATAAGAAGGCAGAAATGCAAGTTCATTAA
- a CDS encoding right-handed parallel beta-helix repeat-containing protein → MDIEKIRHINNIINNDDYKSFLELYSVDNEFIFDGGKYKSFLQRIIYNQPNNILKFIINNIDSILINPKMKNIDLLTSVVETENEKLIELMLNKQIKVTYDSIYTAVDRNININLICKLIDNITLEIDFRKLRDISKRLHRTDIVELIDEKYLPKTPEAKRQSSDVIIEFIDNSAETVLELPDATYELSHEITRDVHIIGSENTKFKPSQFEGIFQVNQASVVLERLILEAKDAFLVPVINGKLVLKNCKLSIGAYGIFGEDSTIELVDCEIVQEGTDMPAHSVITIDRSALTISGSMVEVEIAFAQMKSGCKVVVEHSKFEGNIEHAMFYTNTSMDIEISDSSLFNAKAGIMVKDNSNIKVTDTMFRHFDRMIYCRDNNNVQVNNTEMKLAGSCIQAGRKCELNIEDSQFSSADENHITIDQKSVLNVKRSKFDNANMAALSGLKASVINVEDSEIDTTIAGVVTQGGKLNIERTKFIEIDEEGAVRGVKNDMISLKDVIIDSSLTDIIVDKPRKLTQENVKITNPVTIDDL, encoded by the coding sequence ATGGATATTGAAAAAATCAGACATATAAATAATATTATTAATAATGATGATTACAAAAGTTTTTTAGAATTATATTCTGTGGATAATGAATTTATATTTGATGGAGGAAAATACAAATCTTTTTTACAAAGAATAATTTATAATCAGCCTAATAATATCTTAAAGTTTATTATTAATAATATTGACTCAATTCTGATAAATCCTAAAATGAAAAATATTGACTTACTGACGTCAGTTGTAGAGACAGAAAATGAAAAATTGATTGAATTGATGCTTAATAAACAAATTAAAGTTACCTATGATAGCATATATACTGCTGTTGATCGAAATATAAACATTAATCTTATTTGTAAGTTAATTGATAATATTACGTTAGAAATAGATTTTAGAAAGCTACGTGATATTAGTAAAAGGTTACATAGAACTGACATAGTTGAATTAATAGATGAGAAGTATCTTCCAAAAACACCGGAAGCAAAACGTCAATCTAGTGACGTTATTATAGAATTTATTGATAATAGTGCTGAAACTGTTCTTGAGTTACCTGATGCTACATACGAATTGAGTCATGAGATAACGAGAGACGTTCATATTATTGGGAGTGAGAATACAAAATTTAAGCCTTCTCAATTTGAAGGGATTTTCCAGGTGAATCAAGCAAGTGTTGTTCTCGAACGATTGATACTTGAAGCGAAAGACGCGTTCCTTGTTCCTGTGATTAATGGGAAATTAGTTCTGAAGAACTGTAAGCTTTCAATTGGGGCTTATGGTATTTTCGGGGAGGATAGTACGATTGAACTTGTTGACTGTGAAATTGTTCAAGAAGGAACAGACATGCCGGCGCATAGTGTGATTACGATAGACCGCAGTGCATTAACAATTTCAGGTTCAATGGTTGAAGTAGAGATTGCATTTGCGCAGATGAAGTCTGGGTGTAAGGTGGTTGTAGAGCATTCTAAGTTCGAAGGTAATATAGAACACGCAATGTTCTACACGAATACGAGTATGGATATTGAAATAAGTGATTCTTCATTATTCAATGCCAAAGCAGGAATAATGGTTAAGGATAATAGTAATATTAAAGTGACTGATACAATGTTCAGACATTTTGATCGAATGATTTATTGTCGTGATAACAACAATGTTCAAGTCAATAACACTGAAATGAAATTGGCTGGCTCTTGTATTCAAGCGGGTAGAAAGTGTGAATTGAATATTGAAGATAGTCAGTTTTCATCTGCAGATGAAAACCATATCACAATTGATCAGAAATCTGTACTAAACGTTAAGCGTAGCAAGTTTGATAATGCGAATATGGCAGCGTTATCTGGTTTGAAAGCAAGTGTGATTAATGTGGAGGACAGTGAGATTGACACTACCATTGCCGGTGTCGTAACGCAAGGTGGTAAGCTGAATATTGAGAGAACGAAGTTTATAGAAATTGATGAAGAGGGCGCGGTACGAGGGGTTAAGAATGATATGATTTCCTTGAAGGACGTCATCATCGATTCAAGTTTAACCGACATTATTGTAGATAAGCCGAGAAAATTAACACAGGAGAATGTGAAGATTACAAATCCTGTAACGATTGATGATTTATAA
- a CDS encoding polymorphic toxin-type HINT domain-containing protein, which yields MYNKYRKNQQIFLLVFSIYAIHAYDEDGVCHIDAREIGTKGKKVMDFYQYEMLDYASKIDARLKDKIGTPFTNNLDTVMEKFSNVKIEEILVKKESTGHHQTYQSTTRLIKGDAKEAEKSNVYSLEELLKSDKNIQKIIDQNYNQIKKDKENKDLKKAEFVDMYLKGNSFDYESYDEEAKRLEAERKAELEREAQERKEMVFDVVATAGIIGLTIINPVAGAIAAGAYTAYSAGNVVTGRNLISGRKLSNIERGIEGASLIPVPPFLKGAGKKLLMKVLEKSGVKASAKVLKSGVSKHIKMPDHLKVLKSSFADKLSKDNAQRLMERLHGKEVLEKSSEWVSRSTQYIKNGVNNTFEKSFGLDSLIKPKLSGDHVLNQIVKNTNIQRLPSVLSQKVIPYRVVKDRVIHDISHVKKTIARPVEQFRKHYEPAFNQFIDNVSSGTKRAFNNLEYSKLVGNHLHVKMFDKPVFRLTREELEIILRSKMTDAKAKLCELNLIKNCFVAGTLIQTKFGLKPIETIQVRDEVLSRCMETGRVTYKKVTDIFHKQTDVITTITLVSGETIKSTPQHLYYTTNRGFIVAEVLTDGDTLLCQNQLIRIRKIETKEKTTAVYNFEVEDYHTYFVGNVSVLLHNDCTDAEMRFDYGALLRSYVGDPPEWMVRPHAHHIIYKRGLGLKQRRLSKRGQEILRHYGIDPIKGPENLVWAPNVKGLHTAENLEKIVDELERVYLEGGSRNEIQMVLNKYGSIAHKWGS from the coding sequence GTGTATAATAAATATAGAAAAAACCAGCAGATATTTCTGCTGGTTTTTTCTATATACGCCATTCATGCTTATGATGAGGATGGTGTCTGTCACATTGATGCGCGTGAGATAGGAACTAAAGGAAAGAAAGTCATGGACTTCTATCAGTACGAAATGCTCGATTATGCTTCAAAAATAGACGCACGTCTGAAAGATAAAATAGGTACGCCATTTACAAATAATTTAGATACTGTAATGGAGAAATTTTCAAACGTCAAAATTGAAGAGATTCTAGTAAAAAAAGAAAGTACAGGACACCATCAAACATATCAATCAACAACTCGACTAATTAAAGGTGACGCAAAAGAAGCAGAAAAAAGTAATGTATACTCACTTGAAGAACTGCTAAAATCAGATAAAAATATTCAGAAAATAATTGATCAGAACTATAACCAAATAAAAAAAGATAAAGAAAATAAAGATTTAAAGAAAGCAGAATTTGTAGATATGTACCTTAAAGGAAATAGTTTTGATTATGAAAGTTATGATGAAGAAGCGAAGCGACTCGAGGCCGAAAGAAAGGCGGAGCTCGAAAGAGAAGCGCAAGAACGTAAGGAAATGGTTTTTGATGTCGTTGCTACAGCAGGGATAATTGGACTGACAATAATAAATCCAGTTGCCGGTGCTATTGCAGCTGGAGCTTATACAGCTTATTCAGCAGGGAATGTGGTAACAGGAAGAAACTTAATCTCAGGAAGAAAATTATCGAACATTGAACGTGGGATTGAAGGTGCGTCGTTAATACCAGTACCGCCATTTTTGAAAGGCGCGGGTAAGAAATTACTGATGAAAGTACTGGAGAAGTCGGGTGTGAAGGCGTCTGCGAAAGTATTGAAGTCGGGGGTTTCAAAGCACATTAAGATGCCTGATCATTTAAAGGTGTTAAAGTCATCGTTTGCAGATAAGTTGAGCAAGGATAATGCACAGCGTTTAATGGAACGGTTACATGGAAAAGAAGTGCTGGAGAAATCGAGTGAGTGGGTTTCACGGAGTACACAGTATATCAAAAATGGTGTTAATAATACATTTGAGAAAAGTTTTGGATTAGATAGTTTAATCAAACCAAAACTGTCTGGTGATCATGTATTAAACCAAATCGTTAAAAATACAAACATACAACGTCTACCATCTGTGCTAAGTCAGAAAGTAATTCCATATCGTGTTGTGAAAGATCGCGTGATACACGATATCTCACACGTGAAGAAAACAATCGCAAGGCCTGTAGAACAGTTTAGAAAGCACTACGAACCAGCATTCAATCAGTTTATTGATAATGTGAGTAGTGGGACGAAACGCGCGTTTAATAACTTAGAATATAGTAAACTTGTCGGTAATCATCTGCATGTGAAGATGTTTGATAAGCCTGTGTTTCGTTTAACACGAGAGGAATTAGAGATTATACTAAGAAGTAAGATGACAGATGCCAAAGCTAAGTTGTGTGAGTTGAATCTTATTAAGAACTGTTTCGTGGCGGGGACTTTGATACAAACTAAGTTTGGTTTAAAACCAATTGAAACGATTCAAGTCAGAGATGAAGTTTTATCTCGATGCATGGAAACTGGAAGGGTTACATATAAGAAAGTCACAGATATATTCCATAAGCAAACAGACGTCATCACGACAATTACTCTCGTAAGTGGTGAAACAATCAAATCTACACCGCAACATTTATACTATACAACGAATAGAGGATTCATCGTGGCAGAAGTATTAACTGATGGTGATACACTGTTGTGTCAAAATCAGTTGATAAGAATTAGAAAAATTGAAACAAAAGAGAAGACCACGGCAGTATATAACTTTGAAGTAGAGGATTATCATACTTATTTCGTTGGGAATGTAAGTGTGCTGTTGCATAATGATTGTACAGATGCGGAGATGAGATTTGATTATGGTGCTTTACTACGTAGTTATGTCGGAGATCCACCAGAATGGATGGTAAGACCACATGCGCACCATATTATATACAAACGTGGTCTGGGTTTAAAACAAAGAAGGTTATCAAAAAGAGGACAGGAGATATTAAGGCATTATGGAATTGATCCAATAAAAGGACCAGAAAATTTAGTATGGGCACCGAATGTAAAAGGATTGCATACTGCTGAAAATCTTGAAAAGATTGTTGATGAATTGGAGAGAGTTTATTTAGAAGGTGGTTCAAGGAATGAAATACAAATGGTGCTTAATAAATATGGTAGTATTGCGCATAAATGGGGGAGTTAA
- a CDS encoding 16S rRNA (uracil(1498)-N(3))-methyltransferase — protein MQRYFLDEVSAFNQTYQISSKDDVHHIKNVMRQQIGDKVIINFTNDTMICEIIDIQSEITVKPIEHIDIQTEMPISVTIASGLLKNDKYEWMIQKATELGASAFIPFVSERTIVKVDEKKFQKKLERFSKIVKEAAEQSYRQIVPTIDFAQSGKALVQKLEAFDHVLIAYEETAKSGEMKSFTEALKNVKQGEKVCVIFGPEGGLSEAEVAQFGSKVIGLGPRILRAETAPLYALSSMSFHFELN, from the coding sequence ATGCAGCGTTATTTTCTTGATGAAGTGAGTGCATTCAATCAAACATATCAGATCAGTAGTAAAGATGATGTGCATCATATAAAGAACGTCATGCGACAGCAAATTGGCGATAAAGTGATTATTAACTTTACGAATGATACGATGATCTGTGAGATTATTGATATACAATCTGAAATTACAGTAAAACCGATTGAACACATCGATATACAGACGGAAATGCCTATATCTGTAACGATTGCGAGTGGGTTACTTAAAAACGATAAGTATGAATGGATGATACAGAAAGCGACAGAACTTGGCGCAAGTGCGTTTATCCCGTTTGTAAGTGAGCGAACAATCGTTAAAGTGGACGAAAAGAAGTTTCAGAAGAAATTAGAAAGATTTTCTAAGATCGTTAAAGAAGCAGCTGAGCAGAGTTACAGACAAATTGTTCCTACGATTGACTTTGCTCAAAGTGGAAAAGCACTCGTACAAAAGCTTGAAGCATTTGATCATGTGCTGATTGCGTATGAAGAGACAGCGAAGTCTGGTGAGATGAAGAGCTTTACAGAAGCATTGAAAAATGTGAAGCAAGGTGAGAAAGTTTGTGTAATCTTTGGTCCGGAAGGTGGACTGAGTGAAGCGGAAGTGGCTCAGTTTGGTAGTAAAGTAATAGGGCTCGGACCTCGTATATTAAGAGCAGAGACGGCACCGCTTTATGCATTGTCATCAATGAGTTTTCATTTTGAGTTGAATTAA
- the rpsU gene encoding 30S ribosomal protein S21 → MSKTVVRKNESIEDALRRFKRTVSKNGTIQEVRKREFYEKPSVKRKKKSEAARKRKFK, encoded by the coding sequence ATGTCTAAAACTGTAGTTCGTAAAAACGAATCAATTGAAGATGCTTTACGTCGTTTCAAGCGTACTGTTTCTAAAAATGGTACGATTCAAGAAGTTCGTAAACGTGAATTCTACGAAAAACCAAGTGTTAAACGTAAAAAGAAATCAGAAGCAGCGCGTAAACGTAAATTCAAATAA
- a CDS encoding right-handed parallel beta-helix repeat-containing protein produces the protein MEEINIKENYKIVREGTLDDFKSLIKKPNILDNIFMNETIVYYAISCNRLDILEYVITNQLIDINFIPENNDDNLLTKALRTRNKKIALFLINNDLKIDRKNVQLSFYYQFDYEFIKYMLKHASKEYIPIFRKNALEFNREDVLNLIDNKYIHKNESLKLQSSDIILNFLKNSSDSMIELPNGVFELSTKINRDIHIKGDGKTKLKAAKQEGIFQIDGNALTLENLILEAEEGFLIPVYNGKLNLKNCKIIIDEIGIVSENSAINLIDCEMIRPYNKNNAYSVMKINTTDLNIINSNIDVNLAVASVEKHCKVSVENSNITGNQNFPLFYSKESMDIMIYKSNLYNAHVGIQTKSNSKIVVKNSNFEGFYRAIYSEDGSELKIKNSKFRKATSNIQIGKNCSIAVEDCIFSYADENHVTVDQKSVLNVKRSKFDNANMAALSGLKASVINVEDSEIDTTIAGVVTQGGQLNIERTKFIEIDEEGAVRGVKNDMISLKDVIIDSSLTDIIVDKPRKLTQENVKITNPVTVDDFM, from the coding sequence ATGGAAGAAATTAATATTAAAGAAAATTATAAAATAGTGAGGGAAGGTACGTTAGATGACTTTAAGTCACTAATAAAAAAACCAAATATTTTGGATAATATATTTATGAATGAAACAATTGTATACTATGCAATATCTTGCAATCGCTTAGATATTCTTGAGTATGTGATTACAAATCAATTAATTGATATTAATTTTATCCCCGAAAATAATGATGATAATTTATTAACTAAGGCTTTGAGAACAAGAAATAAAAAAATTGCATTGTTTTTAATTAATAATGATTTAAAGATTGATCGTAAAAATGTTCAATTAAGCTTCTATTATCAATTTGACTATGAATTTATTAAATATATGTTAAAGCATGCGAGCAAAGAATATATTCCAATATTCAGAAAAAATGCACTAGAATTTAATAGAGAAGATGTGTTAAATCTCATTGATAATAAGTATATACATAAAAATGAATCATTAAAATTACAATCAAGTGATATAATTTTAAATTTTCTTAAAAATAGTTCTGATTCAATGATTGAATTACCAAATGGTGTTTTCGAGCTAAGTACAAAGATTAACAGGGATATACATATAAAAGGAGATGGAAAAACAAAACTTAAAGCAGCTAAACAAGAAGGAATTTTCCAAATTGATGGTAATGCTTTGACTTTAGAAAATTTAATTCTGGAGGCTGAGGAAGGCTTTTTAATACCAGTATATAATGGAAAATTAAATTTAAAAAATTGTAAGATAATAATTGATGAAATTGGTATTGTTTCTGAAAACAGCGCTATCAATCTTATAGATTGTGAGATGATTAGGCCATACAATAAAAACAACGCATACAGTGTCATGAAAATTAATACAACAGATTTAAATATCATTAATTCTAATATTGATGTTAACTTAGCAGTTGCTAGTGTCGAAAAACATTGTAAGGTTTCAGTTGAAAATTCAAATATAACTGGAAATCAAAATTTTCCGTTATTCTATAGTAAAGAAAGTATGGACATAATGATTTACAAATCTAATTTATATAACGCACATGTTGGAATTCAAACGAAATCAAATAGTAAAATAGTTGTTAAAAATTCAAATTTTGAAGGTTTTTATAGAGCAATTTATAGTGAAGATGGGTCTGAATTGAAAATAAAAAATTCAAAATTTAGAAAAGCAACTTCTAATATACAAATCGGAAAGAACTGCAGTATCGCTGTTGAAGATTGTATATTTTCATACGCAGATGAAAATCATGTCACTGTTGATCAGAAATCGGTATTAAACGTTAAGCGTAGCAAGTTTGATAATGCGAATATGGCAGCGTTATCTGGTTTGAAAGCAAGTGTGATCAATGTGGAGGACAGTGAGATTGACACTACCATTGCCGGTGTCGTAACGCAAGGTGGTCAGCTGAATATTGAGAGAACGAAATTTATAGAAATTGATGAAGAGGGCGCGGTACGAGGGGTTAAGAATGATATGATTTCCTTGAAGGACGTCATCATCGATTCAAGTTTAACCGACATTATTGTAGATAAACCGAGAAAATTAACACAGGAGAATGTGAAGATTACAAATCCTGTCACCGTTGATGATTTCATGTAA